The stretch of DNA TTATGGATAGTTACCTTACAGAGTGCGAGGTAAAGACGGCAGGCAGTGGTGCCAAGAATGTACTCTTTAGAAAGCCCGCTACTACGCCCACGACTGGCAGATCTCCAAATCTGAGCCATCCATATAGTCGAATATGTCAATACAAGGAATATTTTTGAAAGTGTAGGAGATAGGATGACTCTGACGATGACCGCCCAACATATAAACGACATAAGCCCTGCAATGTCTAATTAGCGAGAGGCGAAGAGGTGATATGTATATCATACATATTTTAGTTTGTGTATCTGTTCTCACATGATTAACAAAGAAGGCCAGAAAGGAAGCGGGCCGATTGTTTTGTGTCTGTCCAGCCGGAGCTGGACTGAAAAATGCAGCAACGGCAGCTGGAATAAATGGCGGTCGAACATAATCTTCAGGACGTTGTATCGAATGAACGAGTATTGCGAATTGCTGCCACCTAGTTAGTGACAAGAGTAGAGAAATAAAGAGGACAGAAAACATACGGCTTCGTAAATGCTTACAACTAAAGCAAGGAATGCAGGGGCAATAAGAGAAAAGGACGATCGACCCTCCGACAAGATGGCAAATGTAATATGGCCAGCGAATGAAATCAAGTCCATGAGGGGTTGAATTTCAAACGCATAACATGATACGCGAGATATTCCAGACGGTGTGCTACTTTGGTCAGCTTGACGAGAGAACAGTATTAACATAATCAAATATGCAATAGCTGTCGTTCCTGCATCTATTAACAGTCAGGTCTGAGAAAATATActtaatataatataatgaTGAATAAAAAACCAACAAGTTGTGACTTTACGGAAGAAAGTCCGAGACCTTTACACCTTAGGTGAGTAAGGTAATAGAAGAACGATGAACACGCGCTATACCTGAGTCCTTCGGTATTCGTAATTTCATACAAAACTCCACATTCTTTACTCAACAACAACCCTTTTAACCATAATTTTGGAGCAGATACAGTCGTAATTCCAGTCGGGTTTTGCAGTTCATCCTCAAGATCTCGCATAAGGTGTTCTGGAACTTGAGTTGGTTGGATTTGGGCATAGAAAATAAACGGACACGCAGTCCTTGGTGCATCATCTTCTGGGTATTAGATTCAACTGAACGAAGAAATGAATTGATTTATACCGTTTGAAGAATCCGTATCCAGTACACCGTCGTCGATGAGCTTTTTAAGCTTGTCAATTCTGGCTTGCAGTTCTGGTTCAATGACTTGTGCAGTTTGATTTATGAAACCTTCAGGGACAAGAGAAGGTAGCAGTCGTATGTCTATGTGTCGTCTGAATCGTATTCAGTGCAAGAGGATTGATAGTTGTATTCCAACCCACCCAGGAGGTTCAGCGAACCCATATATTGACCCATTCGATACGAAATGAACTCCTTCAAACTCGAGCCGCAAATTATCCTCCTCAGATGGATCCGTCAATTCAATTCTTCCCTACCGACAATAATGAGTTTGTAACACAGACAACCAAAGTTGGACGCACATGTACAAGAGCAATAGAACTCGTCAGTTCTTTAGTGACCGCGGATTCGGCAGGCTTCTTTTCCACCACACTAAGTGCAACTTTGGTTGTTGTATTCCAGCCCCAGCTCCCAAGTTTCTCTGTCATGTTTGTAGTATTGGCTCCAGTCATAACGTCCTGAGCAAGATGTCTCCAGGGTAATGTTTCGTTTAGCGCAagagatggaagagaaaTGTTGGTAAATTGTGCATCTCCATGCACAAATCCGGTTATATTGCGATAATAGGATTCTATGCGTGGGTCCAACAGACTCCCCTTGACATGAAATGTCTCCATCAGGGGTGGTAACGATGGATCTGTTTCTGGCTAGAATGGCCGCTATGAAGAAGAACTTGTCCATGGAGCAATGCGTACTTACTAAGGTAAAATTTGAAGCTGTTCCATTCAGCCATAATGTGTAGTTCGATAGCTGATAATTGAGTGATTGGAGAGCTTCCTGGTACTGATGTCGAGCGAGGAAAACATCGCCATTGTGATTGGTAAACATGTAGATTAAGAAACCAAGGAAGAGAATCATGGAAACAAAGCGAGTGCGACGGTCATGAACATAACGCGGCTCTCCATTGCGAGCAGGTGAATCCATTGAGAATAAATGGATCAAAGCTTGCCAATCCCAATGCCTACCAGTCACAACCCTCAACTACGTTTGCCGCGGCTGTAAATCTTGCCGCGGGAACATTTGGTGTTCTGGTCACAGATCACCCTTTCACGAAAACGCGTGACTTCGCGCGTTCGAGTTGTATCCAGCTTCTAAATTGCAGCGTAATCTGGTTCCTTTACACCCACATTAATACTGCCTTCCATGCTCAGCAGCCAGTCTGGAAGTAGACGCTGGACGCATTTTCACTCGGCGCTTATCCTTGCCGTTCAGCGATCAGCACACAAATGGACGTGAGTGCCCCTGTTTATCATCACCACCGCGTTTCATGACTGTTGCTTTCCCAGGTTTGAGGACTTTGCGGAATGCTTCCCTCTTTTTGTAGAGTCAGATAGAAACGGCTCCTCTGCGACATATAATAGTATCTCGGAATACATAGAAACCCAGAATTTGGTGAGCTGCAAATCCCTGGTGCAGTTATGGATGTTTACTGTGGTATTCTACGTAGCGAGACCTGGATAAACTATTCACAGACTACAacgtcaaagaaaaaatcGACGTGCTTCATAAAGTTGTTATCGAGGCCAAAGAtaggaaagaaaagggtGACCTGGGGAAAGATATCTGGAAAGAAGATCTCGATCCAAGGGTTGCAGTGTGCGCCCGGACCGTGCCAGTCTTGAAATCTGAAGCTGCAAGGCTTCGAAAGCTTATCGCCGAGGTATGCTTTATGTTGCGCCTTTTATCCACTGCCTAtttatatatttttttcgaagattgaggaggagaatcGCGAGTTGGAGGCGGAATTGCAGGAAAAAGTGAAAGCGACTGATGATGCTAATGAACAAGTGTTAAAAACCTTGGATAAACTCGATCTAGTAAGACTTGCTTTAATACCAAAGGCATGGTTGTCTTATTCATATGTCAAGATTTTACAAGAGTGGAAATCACTACCCcaagaagaaattgaagcaTGGACCGCACAGACTGTCGAATCCTTGAGCCCTAAACTACGCTCATAATCATATTTCATCTCCTGCTTTTGTGTGTAATCGCCCGTCAGATTGTATTTAAGTACCATAATTGTATATTTATGTAAGTATTCGATTGATATACACGACCTGCTTTTTGCCATTATCTGAAGATACATTACAATGCATCGTCAATTTTACT from Psilocybe cubensis strain MGC-MH-2018 chromosome 7, whole genome shotgun sequence encodes:
- a CDS encoding DSC E3 ubiquitin ligase complex subunit 1, whose amino-acid sequence is MDSPARNGEPRYVHDRRTRFVSMILFLGFLIYMFTNHNGDVFLARHQYQEALQSLNYQLSNYTLWLNGTASNFTLPETDPSLPPLMETFHVKGSLLDPRIESYYRNITGFVHGDAQFTNISLPSLALNETLPWRHLAQDVMTGANTTNMTEKLGSWGWNTTTKVALSVVEKKPAESAVTKELTSSIALVHGRIELTDPSEEDNLRLEFEGVHFVSNGSIYGFAEPPGRHIDIRLLPSLVPEGFINQTAQVIEPELQARIDKLKKLIDDGVLDTDSSNDDAPRTACPFIFYAQIQPTQVPEHLMRDLEDELQNPTGITTVSAPKLWLKGLLLSKECGVLYEITNTEGLRSRTFFRKVTTYAGTTAIAYLIMLILFSRQADQSSTPSGISRVSCYAFEIQPLMDLISFAGHITFAILSEGRSSFSLIAPAFLALVVSIYEAQFAILVHSIQRPEDYVRPPFIPAAVAAFFSPAPAGQTQNNRPASFLAFFVNHVRTDTQTKIWLMSFICWAVIVRVILSPTLSKIFLVLTYSTIWMAQIWRSASRGRSSGLSKEYILGTTACRLYLALYFLGCPKNVLEVETRSWIWPLAVFVVLQATVVILQDTFGPTFFLSQKYANAKIHDYHPYIPLPDSESPEKSLGDCAICMDSIIIAATPPKRPKYLDGRHSESDSTEESASGSVFSFIRRGVGANKARKNYSLAPCSHLFHTECLERWLAIKNICPQCRRPLPPL